Genomic DNA from Telopea speciosissima isolate NSW1024214 ecotype Mountain lineage chromosome 2, Tspe_v1, whole genome shotgun sequence:
tatccccatccgtttagctttcggacggattcggataccgctaaacggatacggacaaggatatggaaacggattttgactattcatttacacccctacttgcAGGCTCTAGAGGATCACATCTTGTAATGAATTTCTTTACAGAGGGTGTAATTGGTATTGCACACCCTATAAACCAACTCATTAGGCTCATTGAAAAAGGAGATTCTCCAGCGGATACAGAAATAATGAAGGGGAAGGGCCGGTGAAGTTGCAAGGAAGATTGGAGCACTCTACTTAGAACTTGTAATAAGGTTTGCATATAAAATGTGGAATGTCAGATATGAAGATGCAACTTCATTCATTTACCCCTCCTCGATCAGATTGGAGAAATCTCTGTAAAAGTTCAATCGGGTTGTGGGCATGTTTAACTCTAGACGGTCTTTAAACGGTGTAAACCTAAAAGTCAATAACAATTTTCatcagaaaatttaaaaaacattaACTACAAGAATGATTTTAACAAAATTTTAATGAActgaagagggaaaaagaaaaaaaaaatccatagaACAGAATGTGGTTATCCAAACATAACTCTATCActctttgttttaatttggacAGATAACTGCCCAGCCCTCAACGTCCTTTGGGGTTCATGATTTGTGAGAACACTTGGACTAGGTGTCAAACCATCCGAAGCCTCACTCTCAAGGCTTCAACCACCCAATGCTCATCAACATCCCACTGCTTCTTGAATTTGTCACATGTCCCCTCATACCCATCTGGGGAATCGTTATCTTCTCCTGTTCCCTACCCGAACAGGACCGTCCAGTCCCCTCATAGGGGGTgtgaaatgacgacctaacccctTGTCCagggaggttaagtcgtcatttcgcaCCCCCTATGAGGGGATTGGACGGTCCTGTTCGGGCATGGAACAGgacaggataaaaattccccaTCTGGGTCCTTCTTTCCCCCGCTGTTTTTCTTGAATGGGGTATCCTCTATCTCCTTGTCAAGCATATAATAAAGGGTTGGGCTAGTCAATTTTTAATCGGGCTGGTTAGGTCAATTGCTCGTAATCGATCAATCCAGCTGGATGTTCGACGGGCTAGAACTCTACACTGGGAATGACCAATTATAAATGTGTCGGGCCAGGCCGGACTTTAACCAGACGGGCTCGGTCGGGTTTGCCGGTTCAGGCCAGGAATTGATGCCCCTAGTTTTAATATGTTAACGTATTCACTGATACTAAACGATATGTATCTTATTTTCAGGGTTGTGATATGATACGAcaccgatacgatacctaaaaaaatTATCAGCGTATAGGGTCTATACATGACCCGATATGATTGAAACTTAACTTGATACATCTCTTATACACTATATTACTCGATCAATGACTCAAAACACTTACCAAGAACTCTTGTAAGGCACTGTAATCAAATTTGTTTTGACAAAATCACTTGATTCAttgtttctattaaaaaaaatgactctattcgTGTTGATTTTATCATCATTTAGCAATTAAATAGCCTACAATCAAGAATCGAACGTTCAAAACAGACTATTCAGGAGTCACGAAATTGATATGACTAGGAGGGGAGGAAATACTTGGGAAAGAAATCCAAAGGTGATTTGATGCTTACGTTGGCAATTTACAGTTTAAAAGTTAaatgacagatttacccttctTTTAAAAGACACTCCTACTGTAAATATAAGGGTATTTAGGGAATTATAAATTAGATTACTTTCATTTGTAACGTAGTCGGTTACATTTAGACGCacccttaaataaaaaattaaaggtaGGTACAGCCTTAGAGAATGAGGGACATGGTCTAGTGGTCTACGAGTCTACAGGTTTCCAGGTTTCCCTAGTGTGGGATTCTTCTAGTAAAACCATCTTCTTTAGCAATTCtactagggttgcaacagggtcgggttgggccagatTTTTTAAACCTCAGCACAACCTTAAATCCTCTTAGTCAAGGGTGTCAAACGGGACGGTTCTAGGTAATTGGGACAGTTTTTTACCGGTTCCGATCCCAAGGTGGTTAATCCTAGAACCATCCTGTTTACTAAATGATCCCAAAACTAGGATCTGATCCCAATTAATAATGGGAAGGTCTGTTTCGATTCCTTAACGGTTCTAAGCACTCAAAATCTCAAACAGTCAAATATGTACAAATCCCCAAGTATACAATTAAATTTCCCGAACATACAAATAATTTGAATATATTCCTAAGcataaaataatcaaacatcAATTCTTAAGAATACAAACACTCAACTAAGCACAAAATAATTGATAATCCTTCGTTTTTCTTTGTAATCACAACATAACTCTTATATAACTTAtaactattaagtattaactaACCATAAATAAGTAATTTAGGCATGTTAAACAGGTCTAGCGGTTCTGGTTCTAACCAGTTTCTTATTAGGCTTTCGATGTAGACCCATTGGGATTGGGATACCTGTCCTAAAACCGTCCCATCCCATTTAATAATCGATCTCAAAACCAGCACCAAAGGACCATCCCATTTAGTAATGGGACGGGTCGGTTCCAGGTTTTAACTGGATGGTTCCCGGTTTCAGACTcatattgacacccttacccttAACTAGGCCCAGGCCCGGTCCGGCCCTCACTCAAGGCCTGAAAATTTTAACCTTGACCCATTCTCAAGGTCGAGCCGAACTGACCCTAATTAGCCCTAACCACAAGGCGTGAGAACTATGGTGCTATGTTCTTTACTGGTTTGGATATTTTAGTCCATCAAGGTAGTTCACAATTTTAATGATGGTTTCGCTGACGTTTTAGATAAAGTATTTTAACAACATGGTTTGAAATTCTATCTATTAAAGtattataatatttattattattattatatgcaAAACTACATGAAATCGATCAATTTCAGGTTGTCAGAGTGATAAATCAACCAGAATTATGTTTAAGGAGGTGCAAGGGTTGGTTGAGTTCTGCAGTTGCCCTTCTTATTGATTGATTGAATGCCAAATTACCTCTTTGAGAAGTTTAAGGTAATAACAAacatattaaaattaaaattataattataatttaATGGAATTCTGACGATCGAGGTACCGAGATCCAATAATGTATCACTATTAAATTTGTACAGCTGTAAAAATTCAATGTTAGTACTGTAACATTTTTTATATTGAATTAATAATTCTGAATGACTTGCATGGACACCCATTTGTCAAAAGAAATTTAGACTTAGAGAAGAAGAAtctatttttatatttcttcaaTTGCAATACACTCTCGACTCTCGATCGATCCCCCACATGCATTTCATCAATCTCAAAGcttgttcttcttcaattcaattcaacCTTAGCTACCCCAGTTACTCTATTTCTGATAAAACGGTGATACCCTAGATAACCAATCAAAATCACCATTTTTAAATCCCACTTGATCAACCAAACCCGCCAAGAATCGCGTCTCAAAACCACTATAAAAATCCCATTCCATTTTCAGATTTCAGCCACAGACAGACCCACCACCACGTCTTCgatcccttccttccttccttccttctgtttcttcttgctTTTTAGTAGAGGCTAGAAATGGGTTTTTCTTCCCTGAAGACCTTCGCTGTGCTTCAGCTTTTACTGCTCCTGTTGGGTAGTGTTGCCAAGGCTCACTCACCCGCGCCTTCTCCCAGTCCTTCACCGAGTCATCCCCCAAGTGACCGTCCAAGCAACCATCCCCCCAGTAAGCCTGTGGATATACAAGGGATGGTTTACTGTAAGTCATGCAAGTACTCCGGCCATGATAGCCTTTCTGAAGCAACTCCCATCTCAGGTTCGTTTTGTTCTAGCTGAGTACACACATACTTCTGTGCTAGATGTTTCAGTTTATGgcattgtgtgtgtgtgtggcacAGACCTAGACTCGACTCCTGTCCAGCACCCTGCCCAGGCTGTACGTGCAGTGCCGGACAcagtgaggcgtgaaaagactGCCTCAACTCTGCCCGAGTGCTTTGTTCGAACAGGGGTGAGGCGATCTTTTCATGCCTCACCtgaaaaagatcctgtcaatccgggcagcatACAGCCATGTGCAGCGCCTGAGATGAGGTGGGCGcattgaccaccttacccctactcgaGCAAGGTAttgggcagggggtaagacGATAAATACGCACCGCCTCATCTCAGTCACTGCTGCCCGGATTCACAGGAGCCGACTCATTAAAATATGGGTGGTGCTCAGGTCACAAGCACTGTCCTCGTACGAGGACATGAGCCatgttttatgattttttttgggggtaaccCTATAGATGTGATCAAATAATTATTTGACTTCTGCTGACCTGATTTTTCGTTAAgattgttttttaatatttcttTTCTGATGCTCTTTTGAccttatttttagatttttttttaactagtTTTTTCTGGTcttcaaaaattaaataaaaaaaaaataaaggggggaGCGCAGGGGCCATGTGTGCATGACAAACAATGAAAGTGCATGAGTTGGCATCTTAGGGTTCGGGATTTTTGTGTTTCATGGGGTGCGGGGTGGTCCTTTCATCCTTCACTGTGTTTGAGCATGGCCCCTACAATAAACTTTTCTCCAAAAATAAAagtttattggattttaattattgttttaCCCTTGATCCGTATAATGGATCAGTATGAGATCACCCACTACCTTActgattcctaaaaccatgatgTAGAGGTGTCTCGAGCACCCTCCCCTTACTAAAACATGGATTGAGCTCCTGTCCAGGGAGCGTCCAGGGAGTgcccaaggggcatccaacCATTGGGCTGTGTTGCACACATACCGATGACTGACTGGATGCACACGAGGATGTGTGCTGCAGAGCCTAGCCCTTGGATGCCCACCCTGGACGCTCCAAGCTAGGAGCCGGATCCGGAAAatacgaatttttatcctctcaattacactgcccgtacttgacgtcaagtacatctaacatagggaggtggaccccacctcgggcaatgtgttcgggcaggggtaagatagtcatttctacctcctctgttagatgtacttgacgtcaagtacgggcagtgtaattgagaggataaagatccggaAAACACCCCCATTCTATCTCACacttttcaatgagggtaaatctaTAATTTTACATAAGAACTGTAATAATTACTACATTAAATGACTTTcgatttaaaaatttaaaaaaaaaatctttttcttACCCTTGCATTAGAAAACATGTCATGTGAACAATCTTGTTATAACCAAGTTACAAGAAGATTTTCCCATCTTAAgttaagagggagagagagatgagttCATTTGGGAAATGTAAGAATGGCACACATGCATGGAAGCATAAGAGGAGCTAAGAAGATGATATTTATGAagcttttgtttttgtatttggtaGGTGCGGTTGTGAAGCTTAAGTGCCACAACACCAAACACGCAAAGAACGTAGTGGCGAAGACGGACGAGGGCGGCTACTTCTACCTACAAGCACCACACACGGTGGCCACTTACGGGGCTTACAAGTGCAAAGTGTCCTTGCTTTCATCATCCTCGTCGTCTCCATGCCAGTTGAAGACTAACATTAACAACGGCACCACTGGCGACGCCTTGAGATACGAGGAACAATCTTCCAAAACCTCCTATGCCCTCTACACTGTTGGTCCTTTCGCCTTCGAACCTCCCAAGTGTTAGATTTACTTGATCGATACCCATTTATTTCTCACTTTTCAATCTTTAAATTTCTATTCTTCACTTTCTAGGGTTTGCAtctgtttcctttcttttttcacttTCTACTTCAgggtttcttttctcttccagTTTCCATCGATCATGCATGTACCCGTACCAGAGTCCTTGAATCTGAATGTAATAAGTTAAAATTCGAAACAGTCggattttatttctctttcatttaaTTTATATATTCAGTGCTGCTTATAATTGTCATGTTACATTTTCACACTCTTGGGCAAGCACATTCAGGATATCAATCATTTGGTATCCTATTTAGAATCATGTACTTTTATGTTTATTTCAAGGGAGAAATCAAGTtcggatccggctcctctcctacGACCTGCCCCACCTCCCTATCTCCTACCAAACACAAACAAGGGTGAACCCCACCCAGGCAGGGGGTAGGGCGATCATTTTGTCCCTGTTTGTTTTTGgtaggagaggagccgaatgCCTTGCCAGGAGGGCCTGGTCCCTAAGACCTTGACGTGTAAGATTGTGTGGCCTATTTCTATTCCATGGCTTTTGGATGGCTTTGGAATCCATGTGTATTACACGTTTTTATCAGTAAAGTtatatttacccaaaaaaaaaaaaaaaaaatcaattacaGTAAAGATATCGATATGGGCAAATCAAAAACCCTCCATGCAATAATAGTAGCAATTATCCAAGGGATGGGCTCAAAATTATGATTGAGGATCTTAACCTCCATGAGATTATCACATTTGATGATGATAAACTAAAGATTCCTGTAAATAGCTATCTGATCTAAGGCGCCAGTTTCACCAATTTGAATTCTCTGTTGTCAGGCAGCCGTGCAGTctcacacaggcagggtgtGGACTCCACTTGGGGAGGGTACTTGGGCAgtgggtggggcggtcattttgttCCTACCTATGTGAGACCGCACGCCGACCGTACGACTACCCGACAGCAGAGGATCACGATCCTTCACAGCCAATACTTCAGCAATAAAGGCCTCCCTAGTTCACGTGCATTGCCAACTTGCTACCCAATAATGAATTCGTGGATTGATGGCAGATTAGGGAACAAGAATTTGAGAAATTACATGGAGAGATTAGAGGGACAGAGACAACAACATTTATCACTGAAACGTGAGGGTGTCTTTCCTAAGTTTACCCATTCCTCTCACTTGAttctttctctaattttttatttattttaatctttGATTCTATTGAGttttatgtcttgtattctacATTGGGCCACAATTATTGTTGAGCATGTATTTGTTTAACTGGAACGGTTTTGGGTCCATTATATGTACAAGGATTAAATTGTCATTGATtggggatttagggtttctaagaTACTCTATATATTATCTTTGTGGGTAAAACTTTAGGTACTAACAGATGAGATTAAACATTCATGTCGAACCATATTAAATTTCTTGTGTTTGTGTTTGATTATTG
This window encodes:
- the LOC122651052 gene encoding non-classical arabinogalactan protein 30, translating into MGFSSLKTFAVLQLLLLLLGSVAKAHSPAPSPSPSPSHPPSDRPSNHPPSKPVDIQGMVYCKSCKYSGHDSLSEATPISGAVVKLKCHNTKHAKNVVAKTDEGGYFYLQAPHTVATYGAYKCKVSLLSSSSSSPCQLKTNINNGTTGDALRYEEQSSKTSYALYTVGPFAFEPPKC